Proteins from a genomic interval of Gammaproteobacteria bacterium:
- the ccmA gene encoding cytochrome c biogenesis heme-transporting ATPase CcmA: MLETANLSCVRGDRILFEELSFSVQDGELVHVVGPNGAGKTSLIRMMCGLVAPAMGEVRWRGQNIRKQKEEFNSELLYLGHQLGIKAELTAVENLRISCAMSNQALADDDAWRALDEIGLRGREDLPTKVLSQGQQRRVALARLLVSRAKLWILDEPFTALDVKAVAQLEAVLGRHLASGGMIVLTTHQAFSLPQGRMRQLVLENRRGILQ, encoded by the coding sequence ATGTTAGAAACCGCGAATCTCAGCTGTGTACGCGGCGATCGTATTTTGTTCGAAGAATTGAGTTTCTCTGTGCAGGACGGTGAGCTGGTCCATGTGGTCGGTCCCAATGGTGCGGGCAAAACGTCGCTGATCCGCATGATGTGCGGTCTGGTGGCGCCGGCGATGGGTGAAGTGCGCTGGCGCGGCCAAAATATTCGTAAGCAAAAAGAAGAATTCAACAGCGAATTGCTGTATCTGGGGCATCAACTGGGTATTAAGGCCGAGTTGACTGCCGTGGAAAATCTGCGCATTTCCTGCGCAATGTCCAACCAGGCGCTGGCAGACGATGATGCCTGGCGGGCGTTGGATGAAATTGGCCTGCGTGGCCGCGAAGATCTACCCACGAAAGTGTTGTCGCAAGGACAGCAGCGTCGGGTTGCCTTGGCGCGATTATTGGTTAGTCGCGCCAAGTTGTGGATTTTAGACGAACCCTTTACTGCATTGGATGTCAAAGCCGTGGCCCAGTTGGAAGCCGTGCTTGGGCGCCATTTGGCCAGTGGTGGCATGATTGTGCTGACAACGCATCAGGCGTTCAGTTTGCCACAAGGACGTATGCGCCAATTGGTGTTGGAAAATCGCCGGGGGATTCTGCAGTGA
- the ccmB gene encoding heme exporter protein CcmB, whose product MITALRWLLWRDLTLAMRRKSEVLTTLFFFVIVVSLFPLGVGPELQTLEEIAPGVLWVAALLASMLSLNRLFADDYADGSLEQMLLSAQPMYMVVLSKVAAHWLVSGLPLVLISPVLGMQLGLSTENILILMLTLALGTPVLSLVGAVGAGLTLGVRGGGVLLSLLVLPLYIPILIFGAGAVESARAGLGFEAHVSLLGAFLVLAVLLAPFGAAAALRISLD is encoded by the coding sequence GTGATTACCGCATTACGATGGCTGTTGTGGCGAGATCTGACCCTGGCGATGCGCCGCAAATCCGAAGTGCTGACGACATTGTTCTTTTTCGTCATCGTGGTCAGTCTGTTTCCGCTGGGGGTGGGGCCCGAACTGCAAACCCTGGAAGAGATTGCGCCGGGCGTGTTGTGGGTAGCGGCGTTGTTGGCGTCGATGTTGTCGTTGAACCGACTGTTTGCTGATGACTACGCCGACGGCAGTTTGGAGCAGATGCTGCTTTCCGCGCAACCGATGTACATGGTGGTGTTGAGCAAGGTTGCGGCGCATTGGTTGGTCAGTGGTTTGCCATTGGTGCTGATTTCGCCCGTTTTGGGAATGCAGTTGGGGTTGAGCACGGAAAACATCCTGATTTTGATGCTGACCCTGGCGTTGGGAACGCCTGTGCTGAGTTTGGTTGGTGCCGTGGGTGCTGGCCTGACGCTTGGGGTGCGAGGCGGTGGGGTGTTGTTGTCTTTGCTGGTGTTGCCGCTGTATATTCCGATTCTGATTTTTGGTGCGGGTGCAGTTGAATCAGCTCGTGCCGGACTGGGATTTGAGGCTCACGTTTCGCTGTTGGGTGCATTTTTGGTGTTGGCTGTGCTGTTGGCGCCGTTTGGTGCCGCGGCAGCGTTAAGGATTTCGTTGGACTGA
- a CDS encoding heme ABC transporter permease, with the protein MQIFSWSFWWQYSSPKVFYPVAGKMIPWFAATAAILTVVGLYFGFFVAPTDYQQGESYRIMFIHVPAAWMSMLIYLVMCGYAAIGLIWNTRLSHMMASALAPTGALFTFLALWTGALWGKPTWGTYWVWDARLTSELILLFLYLGYMALQAAIDDPQRAARASGLLALVGVINVPIIYFSVRWWNTLHQGASVTVTNAPTMESSMFTAMIVMTFAFWAYAIAMALYRVRVVILERERHAAWVLEMMEARK; encoded by the coding sequence ATGCAGATTTTTTCTTGGTCGTTTTGGTGGCAGTATTCGTCACCCAAGGTGTTTTACCCGGTGGCGGGTAAAATGATTCCCTGGTTTGCGGCAACCGCAGCAATTTTGACGGTAGTCGGTTTGTATTTCGGCTTTTTTGTCGCGCCAACCGATTATCAGCAGGGCGAGAGTTATCGCATCATGTTCATTCATGTGCCTGCCGCCTGGATGTCGATGCTGATTTATCTGGTGATGTGTGGCTACGCTGCAATTGGTTTGATCTGGAACACCCGCTTGTCGCACATGATGGCGTCGGCCCTGGCACCAACAGGAGCACTGTTTACCTTTTTGGCGCTCTGGACCGGGGCGTTGTGGGGCAAACCCACGTGGGGAACCTACTGGGTTTGGGATGCGCGCCTGACCTCTGAATTGATATTGCTGTTTTTGTACCTGGGATATATGGCGCTACAGGCAGCGATAGATGATCCACAACGCGCAGCGCGTGCCAGTGGCCTGTTGGCTTTGGTGGGCGTGATTAATGTGCCCATCATTTATTTTTCTGTGCGCTGGTGGAATACCTTGCATCAGGGTGCCTCGGTGACGGTGACGAATGCGCCAACGATGGAAAGCAGTATGTTTACCGCCATGATTGTAATGACGTTTGCGTTTTGGGCATACGCAATCGCCATGGCACTTTATCGTGTCAGGGTGGTCATATTGGAGCGAGAGCGTCACGCGGCCTGGGTGCTGGAAATGATGGAGGCCAGAAAATGA
- the ccmD gene encoding heme exporter protein CcmD gives MNWGSFSEFWAMNGYAWYVWGSYGVTFLFMAIEVILLVRTKRTLVQRLTRISRMSRE, from the coding sequence ATGAACTGGGGCAGCTTTTCCGAATTTTGGGCCATGAATGGTTATGCTTGGTATGTTTGGGGTTCTTACGGCGTGACTTTTTTGTTTATGGCGATAGAAGTTATTTTGCTGGTGCGGACCAAGCGTACTCTGGTGCAGCGTTTGACGCGCATTTCCCGAATGAGTAGAGAGTAG
- the ccmE gene encoding cytochrome c maturation protein CcmE produces MKTRHKRMFLIGGGLAAIAIVATLLFNAFNSNMVFFFSPSDVHASKAPLDRDFRLGGLVEEGSLQREDDGLTVHFNVTDGAQTVAVTYTGILPDLFREGQGVVAQGRMSGNRFAASEVLAKHDENYMPPEVADALEKAKKAEAAAAAKPADGI; encoded by the coding sequence ATGAAAACGAGACATAAGCGCATGTTTTTGATTGGCGGTGGTTTGGCGGCCATCGCTATTGTGGCCACGTTGCTGTTCAATGCATTTAACAGCAACATGGTGTTTTTCTTCAGTCCCAGTGACGTGCACGCCAGCAAAGCGCCGTTGGATCGCGATTTCCGTTTGGGCGGTTTGGTGGAAGAAGGATCGTTACAGCGTGAAGACGATGGTCTGACCGTGCATTTTAATGTTACCGATGGTGCGCAAACCGTTGCGGTAACCTACACCGGTATTTTGCCGGATCTGTTCCGTGAAGGTCAGGGCGTGGTTGCTCAGGGCCGTATGTCCGGGAACAGATTCGCTGCGTCCGAAGTTTTGGCCAAGCATGATGAAAACTACATGCCGCCAGAAGTTGCTGACGCGCTGGAAAAAGCCAAAAAAGCCGAAGCTGCAGCCGCTGCAAAGCCTGCTGACGGCATCTAA
- a CDS encoding heme lyase CcmF/NrfE family subunit: MVPELGHFAVIMAMLIAAVQFALPLWGAHTGNQALMRVARPAAAGQFVFISIAFLCLTYTFVTNDYSVTYTAGHSNSMLPMIYKIAGVWGGHEGSLLLWMLMLTGWGLAVAIFSRNLPLDMVARVLGVLAFVGFGFYLFTMITSNPFDRLLPPALDGKDLNPLLQDPGLIIHPPLLYMGYVGFSVAFAFAVAALLSGKMDAAWARWSRPWTIIAWVFLTLGIALGSWWAYYELGWGGWWFWDPVENASFMPWLVGTALVHSLAVTEKRGSFKNWTVLLAILAFSLSLLGTFLVRSGVLTSVHAFASDPARGTAILIFLVVVIGLSLVLYAWRAPAVGLGGRFGMYSRESMLLVNNVLLVVAMAAVLIGTLAPLIWDSLELGKISVGPPSFNMVFVILIMPLLFMVAIGPIVRWKQGSLPDTVTRLKYALGIALILGILVPLAMGELTFKAALGSFVAMWIVVSIISSIMHRWRTREERAGKGEGSFSRSYYAMQLAHFGVAVMVLGVTLVTNYESQKDVRMNIGDTVEVHGYTFRFDGTRHVQGPNYEADQGVVTVFQDEREIEVLHPEKRFYNVTTMVMTEAAIDSGFFGDLYVSLGEPVSGGAWSVRVYYKPFVNWIWGGALLMSIAGVLAVTDRRYRLAARRSEKTTKQSKDVVGQATEANS; this comes from the coding sequence ATGGTACCTGAGTTAGGTCATTTCGCCGTGATCATGGCGATGCTGATTGCCGCAGTGCAATTTGCCTTGCCATTGTGGGGGGCGCATACCGGCAATCAGGCATTGATGCGCGTGGCGCGTCCAGCTGCAGCGGGACAATTTGTCTTTATCAGCATTGCCTTTCTGTGTTTGACCTACACCTTTGTGACGAATGATTACTCGGTGACGTATACCGCTGGTCATTCCAATTCCATGCTGCCGATGATTTACAAAATCGCCGGTGTTTGGGGGGGGCACGAAGGATCGCTGTTGTTGTGGATGCTGATGCTGACGGGCTGGGGATTGGCGGTGGCGATTTTTAGCCGCAATCTGCCGTTGGACATGGTGGCGCGAGTTCTGGGTGTGCTGGCATTTGTTGGCTTTGGTTTTTATCTGTTCACGATGATTACCTCCAATCCGTTTGATCGTTTGTTGCCACCGGCACTGGATGGCAAGGATCTGAATCCGCTGCTGCAGGATCCTGGTTTGATAATCCATCCTCCATTGCTGTACATGGGCTATGTGGGTTTCTCTGTGGCGTTTGCGTTTGCAGTCGCTGCCTTGCTGTCGGGCAAGATGGATGCGGCCTGGGCGCGTTGGTCGCGTCCGTGGACCATTATCGCCTGGGTGTTTCTGACCCTGGGTATTGCGCTGGGTAGCTGGTGGGCGTACTACGAGTTGGGCTGGGGTGGCTGGTGGTTCTGGGACCCTGTTGAAAATGCCTCCTTCATGCCTTGGCTGGTGGGAACAGCGCTGGTGCATTCGCTGGCGGTGACCGAAAAGCGCGGCAGTTTCAAGAACTGGACGGTTCTGCTGGCAATCTTGGCGTTTTCGTTAAGTCTGCTGGGTACCTTCCTGGTGCGTTCCGGGGTGTTGACCTCAGTACACGCCTTCGCTTCGGATCCTGCACGTGGTACCGCAATTTTGATTTTCCTGGTGGTTGTCATCGGTTTGTCGTTGGTGCTCTACGCATGGCGTGCGCCTGCAGTAGGTTTGGGCGGACGGTTTGGCATGTACTCGCGCGAGTCGATGCTGCTGGTGAACAACGTATTGCTGGTGGTGGCGATGGCTGCGGTACTGATCGGTACGCTGGCGCCGCTGATTTGGGACTCGCTGGAGCTGGGTAAGATCTCGGTGGGTCCTCCGTCTTTCAATATGGTGTTTGTCATCCTGATCATGCCGTTGCTGTTTATGGTGGCGATTGGGCCGATTGTTCGCTGGAAACAGGGCAGCCTGCCAGACACCGTTACTCGCTTGAAATACGCCTTGGGTATTGCACTGATCCTGGGGATATTGGTGCCGTTGGCCATGGGTGAGTTGACCTTCAAGGCTGCGCTTGGCAGTTTTGTCGCTATGTGGATCGTGGTGTCGATCATCAGCAGTATCATGCATCGCTGGCGTACACGCGAAGAGCGTGCGGGCAAGGGCGAGGGTAGTTTCTCCCGCAGTTATTACGCGATGCAGCTGGCGCATTTTGGTGTTGCCGTGATGGTGCTGGGCGTTACGTTGGTGACCAATTACGAATCGCAGAAAGATGTGCGCATGAACATCGGTGATACGGTGGAAGTACATGGCTACACCTTCCGTTTCGATGGTACCCGTCATGTCCAGGGGCCTAACTACGAAGCGGACCAAGGTGTGGTAACCGTTTTCCAGGACGAACGTGAGATTGAAGTTCTGCATCCGGAAAAACGCTTTTACAACGTAACCACCATGGTGATGACAGAAGCGGCGATTGATTCGGGATTCTTCGGTGATTTGTACGTGTCCTTGGGTGAGCCTGTATCCGGTGGTGCTTGGAGTGTTCGCGTTTACTACAAACCGTTCGTGAACTGGATTTGGGGCGGCGCATTGCTGATGTCGATTGCTGGCGTGCTGGCGGTGACTGATCGCCGTTACCGTCTGGCTGCGCGTCGCAGTGAAAAAACGACTAAACAATCCAAAGATGTGGTTGGTCAGGCGACGGAGGCTAATTCCTGA
- a CDS encoding DsbE family thiol:disulfide interchange protein, translating to MLRFLIPLGIFAVLVVFFFIGLGKDPGRLPSVLVDKPAPMFEVPELLNSEATFSPEQMKGQVWMLNVWASWCEACRSEHPLFMEISRRGDVVMVGLNYKDERNDGLGWLQQLGNPYKSIAWDYSGDVGIDYGVYGVPETFLIDKEGVIRYKHVGPVSRQDWNEILLPKIKELRG from the coding sequence ATGTTGCGTTTTTTAATTCCTCTGGGCATTTTCGCTGTCCTGGTTGTGTTTTTCTTTATCGGTCTGGGCAAAGATCCTGGCCGCCTGCCATCGGTGCTGGTGGATAAGCCTGCGCCGATGTTTGAGGTTCCTGAGTTGCTCAACAGCGAGGCGACTTTTTCGCCTGAGCAGATGAAAGGGCAAGTATGGATGCTAAACGTGTGGGCTTCCTGGTGTGAAGCCTGCCGCTCCGAACATCCTCTGTTCATGGAAATTTCACGTCGCGGCGACGTTGTGATGGTGGGATTGAATTACAAAGATGAGCGCAATGATGGTCTGGGTTGGCTGCAGCAGTTGGGCAATCCGTACAAGTCGATTGCCTGGGACTACAGTGGCGATGTGGGCATTGATTACGGTGTATACGGTGTGCCGGAAACGTTCCTGATCGACAAAGAAGGCGTGATTCGTTACAAGCACGTCGGCCCCGTTTCCCGTCAGGACTGGAATGAAATTCTCCTGCCCAAAATTAAGGAGCTTCGCGGATGA
- a CDS encoding cytochrome c-type biogenesis protein CcmH: MKALSRIVCLLLLALALPVSAQEAAPLSDMDPVLQARMDELTKELRCLKCQNQTIYDSKAGLADDLKRQIRIQIEKGKSDEEVVEYLVSRYGEFVLYRPRFDAQTFFVWVGPFILLIVGVVVLVVTIRKRRQLIDDSPLSEQDEKRVQDLLREQAGDK, from the coding sequence ATGAAAGCGTTGAGCCGTATTGTATGCCTATTGTTGCTGGCGCTGGCGTTACCTGTGAGCGCGCAGGAAGCTGCGCCGTTGTCGGATATGGATCCCGTGCTGCAGGCGCGAATGGATGAATTAACCAAAGAGCTGCGTTGCCTGAAATGTCAGAATCAAACCATTTACGATTCCAAGGCTGGCTTGGCGGATGATTTGAAGCGTCAGATTCGTATTCAAATAGAAAAGGGAAAGTCAGATGAAGAAGTCGTTGAATATCTGGTTTCCCGATATGGCGAGTTCGTACTGTACCGTCCACGTTTTGATGCGCAGACATTTTTTGTTTGGGTCGGGCCATTTATTTTGCTGATCGTGGGTGTAGTTGTACTGGTGGTTACGATTCGTAAGCGTCGTCAGCTGATTGACGATTCGCCGCTGAGTGAACAAGACGAGAAACGCGTACAGGATCTGTTGCGCGAACAAGCTGGGGATAAATAA
- the ccmI gene encoding c-type cytochrome biogenesis protein CcmI codes for MAMFWFWAALFVVLALVFVLPPLLRKGKGEDEVPVGVDQRALTLEVYRDQFTELENDLKIGTISQDQYEKAKQDIEKNMLADVGMLEKNAQHQAKASAKLANIAAGVIALAVPVVGVSLYMSWGAGEAGLDPSSATPQVAAAEHNEVNIEALVEQLHERLKAQPDDGEGWYMLARTYQYMRRFDEAVEAFKRAVELGGSNSPDVLATYADAIAMASDRTLTPESVALLKQALQLDPFHGQSLWLMGTASYQNSDFKGALEYWTRLLNVLQPGSQDHTQILANINEVRSNLGMAPMAAPMVGGPMMGAGPAMAQQGSAAPAANAGPGAVIKGKVSLSSKLAGKVSPEDTVFVFARAVDGPRMPLAIVRAQVKDLPMSFELSDAMAMNPNMTLSSVDKVIVGARVSKTGNAMPQPGDKQGLSGEITVGDKASITLVIDSEI; via the coding sequence ATGGCTATGTTTTGGTTTTGGGCCGCCTTGTTTGTGGTATTGGCTCTGGTGTTTGTGTTGCCGCCTTTGTTGCGCAAGGGAAAAGGTGAGGATGAAGTGCCAGTGGGCGTGGATCAGCGCGCACTGACCTTGGAGGTCTATCGTGACCAGTTTACCGAACTGGAAAATGATCTGAAGATTGGCACGATCAGTCAGGATCAATACGAGAAAGCCAAGCAGGACATCGAAAAGAATATGTTGGCCGACGTGGGCATGCTGGAGAAAAATGCGCAGCACCAGGCGAAAGCCTCCGCAAAGCTTGCCAATATTGCGGCTGGCGTGATCGCTCTGGCGGTGCCGGTAGTGGGCGTTTCGTTGTACATGAGCTGGGGCGCTGGTGAGGCCGGACTGGATCCGTCGTCCGCTACACCACAAGTAGCTGCCGCCGAGCACAATGAGGTCAATATTGAAGCACTGGTTGAGCAGTTGCACGAACGTTTAAAAGCTCAGCCTGACGATGGTGAGGGCTGGTACATGCTGGCGCGCACCTATCAGTACATGCGTCGTTTTGACGAAGCCGTTGAAGCCTTTAAGCGAGCGGTGGAGCTGGGTGGAAGCAATAGCCCTGACGTGTTGGCAACTTATGCTGACGCCATTGCGATGGCGAGCGATCGTACGTTGACTCCCGAGTCGGTTGCGCTGTTGAAACAGGCGCTGCAATTGGATCCATTCCATGGGCAGTCGTTGTGGTTGATGGGAACAGCGTCGTACCAGAATTCCGATTTTAAAGGTGCGCTGGAGTACTGGACGCGCTTGCTCAACGTGCTGCAGCCTGGCAGTCAGGATCACACGCAGATTTTGGCGAACATTAATGAAGTTCGCTCCAATCTGGGTATGGCGCCGATGGCGGCACCTATGGTTGGTGGGCCCATGATGGGCGCAGGTCCGGCGATGGCACAGCAGGGCAGTGCGGCACCGGCGGCGAATGCCGGTCCAGGAGCTGTTATCAAAGGCAAGGTCAGTTTGAGCAGCAAGCTGGCAGGCAAGGTGAGCCCTGAGGATACAGTGTTCGTATTTGCCCGTGCGGTTGATGGTCCACGGATGCCGTTGGCGATTGTTCGTGCCCAAGTGAAAGATTTGCCGATGAGCTTTGAGCTGAGTGACGCGATGGCCATGAACCCCAACATGACCCTGTCCAGTGTGGACAAGGTGATTGTCGGTGCGCGAGTTTCCAAAACCGGCAACGCGATGCCGCAGCCAGGTGACAAGCAAGGTCTGAGCGGTGAAATCACCGTGGGTGACAAGGCAAGCATAACACTGGTGATTGATTCTGAAATCTAG
- a CDS encoding BrnA antitoxin family protein gives MHKMAEIAAQEAERMRSNAAQRASKRKEDFLGARVPKELKERVMMRASELGIPVSLLIRKVLEDAFAEPGQALAQMADPIKCSAADRQTRLSSVLGWKSLELNRSHACDCCGQVLQAGNNVVMGVTPDNGMMIICGACKEQLKA, from the coding sequence ATGCATAAGATGGCAGAAATTGCAGCCCAGGAAGCTGAACGCATGCGCAGTAACGCGGCGCAACGAGCTTCCAAACGCAAGGAAGATTTTTTGGGTGCACGGGTGCCCAAAGAGCTGAAGGAACGGGTCATGATGCGTGCCAGCGAGTTAGGTATTCCAGTTTCGCTACTGATTCGCAAAGTTCTGGAGGACGCATTCGCCGAACCGGGTCAAGCCTTGGCGCAAATGGCTGATCCTATCAAATGCAGTGCGGCTGACAGGCAGACTCGTTTGTCGTCGGTACTTGGCTGGAAATCGCTGGAGCTGAATCGCTCTCACGCTTGTGACTGTTGTGGGCAGGTATTACAGGCAGGGAATAACGTAGTCATGGGCGTCACGCCGGATAACGGCATGATGATAATTTGTGGTGCATGCAAGGAACAATTAAAAGCTTAG
- a CDS encoding MMPL family transporter: MIKAISSIGVKFPKTVVLVMLAVTAFMLMQLSQGLRWETDARVYLPKGHPAIIYDEKIDDEFGVKDNIIIGIVNDDTIYNQDTLERVKRIAEKIRGLDGVAAQRDVDIASMATAIYFTGDDESIAGVPLMPDVPKNDEEMAALKKRVTENADLFVGNIVSADGKATMIRAKLKEGMVNRYMTYFQIKGILAVEGGTSAGWDSASWGGGDGDWKKWQKTAESSDAANDQLQQKQADQQSQWQAGAGGQWDAAGDAGGGANPWWPGNQSDNSSTETETAPAFKPAPETEHFYLAGRPVIEVTSGIYALDDMKIMIPAIVIVMALVLLVIFRSFRGVLMPLMVMSFAIIWTGGLMVLLDVPLYTISTMLPVILVAVGIGDSVHLMSQYYDSATRNIHRSSKEIVAETMDNLGAPLIATTATTAIGFLALLFAEMPPFKVFAAFAILGIVFSWLITVTLLPAMLSLLKPHVANYYAKKRAQRVYEDSSRLGWLLVRLGVFINARTKLVMASLVVVIIAAAVGASQLFVNSSWLSDFRAESEISQATAMMNDKFNGTTFLHVVIEADERDTLKRPDVLKAMEELQKYAETLPKVGGSLSVVDYLKNMNLNLHSADQQYNRLPDTQAQIAEFMFLLALSGRPEQLDEVVDYNFKKGLISIAIKTDYTKDLKFVVDSVDAFVKQHFQGLGVRVNYAGSANNSYVWGHLLIGSQTDSIVISKLGIILAAGLIMMSLVAGIFVVMPVVLSTLLVAGICGFFAIPLDVSTALAAGIAIGVGVDYAIHYIFRYRRERKSGKNHDEATAETLRTAGRTIVLNATVVAAGFAVLFFSHFPPHVKLGYFVSAYMVISCLVAIVVLPALFAFFRPKFVEKVAD; encoded by the coding sequence ATGATTAAGGCGATATCCTCCATTGGTGTGAAGTTTCCCAAGACCGTGGTGTTGGTGATGCTGGCGGTGACCGCCTTCATGCTGATGCAATTGAGTCAGGGATTGCGTTGGGAGACTGACGCCAGGGTGTATTTGCCCAAAGGTCATCCTGCGATTATTTACGACGAAAAAATCGATGACGAATTTGGTGTTAAAGACAACATCATCATCGGTATCGTGAATGATGACACTATTTACAACCAGGACACACTGGAACGGGTTAAGCGCATCGCGGAGAAAATACGCGGCCTTGATGGGGTGGCAGCACAGCGCGATGTGGACATTGCTTCCATGGCCACGGCGATTTATTTCACCGGGGACGATGAGTCCATTGCCGGTGTACCGTTGATGCCAGATGTGCCCAAAAATGACGAAGAAATGGCTGCACTGAAAAAACGAGTCACGGAAAACGCTGATCTGTTTGTGGGCAATATTGTGTCCGCTGACGGCAAGGCAACCATGATTCGCGCCAAGCTCAAAGAAGGTATGGTCAATCGTTACATGACCTACTTCCAGATTAAAGGCATCCTGGCGGTGGAAGGTGGAACCAGCGCAGGTTGGGATTCCGCATCTTGGGGCGGCGGTGATGGCGACTGGAAAAAATGGCAAAAGACCGCCGAGTCGTCGGATGCTGCCAATGATCAATTGCAACAAAAACAGGCCGATCAACAATCGCAATGGCAAGCCGGTGCGGGTGGTCAGTGGGATGCCGCCGGTGATGCCGGTGGTGGCGCCAATCCGTGGTGGCCGGGCAATCAGTCAGACAATTCTTCGACTGAAACTGAGACCGCTCCAGCGTTCAAGCCGGCACCAGAGACCGAGCATTTTTATCTGGCAGGTCGTCCCGTTATTGAAGTGACCTCAGGCATTTACGCGCTGGATGACATGAAAATCATGATTCCAGCGATCGTTATTGTCATGGCACTGGTGTTGTTGGTGATATTCCGCAGTTTTCGCGGTGTGCTGATGCCGCTGATGGTGATGAGCTTTGCCATTATCTGGACTGGCGGATTGATGGTGTTGCTGGATGTGCCCTTGTACACCATTTCGACTATGCTGCCGGTTATTCTTGTGGCGGTGGGAATTGGCGATTCGGTGCATCTGATGAGTCAATACTACGATAGTGCCACACGCAATATTCATCGCAGCAGCAAAGAAATTGTTGCTGAAACCATGGATAATCTAGGTGCGCCGCTAATTGCGACGACAGCGACTACCGCTATTGGTTTCCTGGCTTTGCTGTTTGCGGAAATGCCTCCGTTCAAAGTTTTTGCCGCATTTGCCATTTTGGGTATTGTGTTCTCGTGGTTGATTACGGTGACGTTGCTTCCGGCAATGCTGAGCCTGCTTAAGCCGCATGTAGCGAATTATTACGCCAAGAAGCGAGCACAACGTGTCTACGAAGACAGCAGTCGTCTGGGATGGCTATTGGTGCGTTTGGGAGTGTTTATTAACGCCCGCACGAAACTGGTGATGGCATCATTGGTGGTGGTGATTATTGCTGCTGCTGTGGGTGCAAGTCAGTTGTTTGTCAACTCCAGTTGGCTCAGTGATTTCCGCGCAGAAAGTGAAATCAGTCAAGCAACAGCAATGATGAATGACAAGTTCAATGGCACTACATTCCTTCATGTGGTTATCGAAGCGGACGAACGTGACACGCTAAAACGCCCTGATGTGTTAAAGGCGATGGAAGAATTGCAGAAATACGCTGAAACATTGCCAAAAGTGGGCGGTTCATTGTCGGTGGTAGATTATCTCAAAAACATGAACCTGAATCTGCATTCCGCTGATCAGCAGTACAATAGATTGCCTGATACCCAAGCGCAAATTGCTGAATTTATGTTTTTGCTGGCCTTGTCTGGTCGCCCTGAGCAATTGGATGAAGTGGTAGATTACAACTTCAAAAAAGGCTTGATCAGTATCGCCATCAAAACAGATTACACAAAAGATTTGAAGTTCGTGGTTGACTCGGTGGATGCGTTTGTGAAGCAACACTTCCAGGGATTGGGGGTGCGCGTAAATTATGCGGGGTCGGCGAATAATTCGTACGTGTGGGGGCATCTGCTGATTGGTAGCCAGACCGACTCCATTGTTATTTCTAAACTGGGAATTATTTTGGCCGCGGGATTGATTATGATGTCGTTGGTCGCCGGCATTTTCGTGGTGATGCCGGTTGTATTGAGCACATTGCTGGTGGCCGGTATTTGCGGATTTTTTGCAATTCCGCTGGATGTGTCTACTGCGCTGGCTGCAGGTATTGCCATCGGTGTGGGTGTGGACTACGCGATACACTATATTTTCCGCTATCGGCGGGAACGTAAAAGCGGGAAAAACCACGACGAGGCGACCGCCGAGACGTTGCGGACCGCTGGCCGCACAATTGTGCTGAATGCGACGGTGGTGGCCGCTGGTTTTGCCGTGCTGTTTTTCTCACACTTTCCACCGCACGTAAAATTGGGATATTTCGTATCTGCCTACATGGTGATTAGCTGTTTGGTTGCCATCGTGGTATTGCCGGCGTTGTTTGCTTTCTTCCGGCCAAAATTTGTGGAGAAAGTGGCTGACTGA